Genomic window (Blastocatellia bacterium):
ACCCATACTGGTTCTAATGTGTTGCTATTTCTTCTTTCCACTAATAGTGGGAATAAACTAAAATAGCTTTTCCTTATACTTTATAAATAACATACTCATTAAACATTAGGAGTTTTTCATGACAGAGCATTTAGCATGTCCATTGATAGAATCTGATCCAGAAATTGCTTTAACCATTTATCAGGAAACCAAGCGTCTAGCTAGTGGACTAGAAATGATCGCGTCAGAAAACTATGTTAGCGAAGCAGTTTTAGAGGCTTTAGGCTCTGTATACACAAATAAATATGCAGAAGGTTATCCGGGCCGCCGCTATTATGGTGGTTGTGAGTATGTAGATGTTGTAGAAGAACTTGCTCAAAAACGTGCTAAAGAAATTTTTGGAGCAGATCACGTTAATGTGCAACCTCATTCCGGTGCGCAAGCTAATATGAGTGTTTATCTAGCAATGTTAAACCCTGGAGATACTATTTTAGGGATGAATTTATCTCATGGAGGACATTTAACACATGGACATAAGCTTAATTTTTCTGGTAAATATTTTAATGTTGTAGCTTATGGTGTTAAACAAGATACAGAGCAAATTGATTATGATGAACTTGAACGCTTAGCACATGAACATAAACCTAAAATGGTAATATGTGGAGCAAGTGCCTACCCACGAATTATTGACTTTGAACGTATTGGAAAAATTGCTCGTGATATCTCAGCTTATTCTTTAGCTGATATAGCACATGTTGCTGGACTTGTTGCAACAGGTCTTCATCCTTCACCTGTTCCACATATGGACTTTGTTACTACAACAACCCATAAAACCCTGCGTGGCCCTCGCGCTGGAATGGCAATGTGTAAAGCAGAATTTGCTAAAAAGCTAGATAGTGCTGTTTTTCCAGGTGTTCAAGGTGGCCCACTTGTACATGTTATTGCAGCTAAAGCAGTTTCCTTTAAGGAAGCCCTTCAACCAAGTTTTAAGGACTATCAATCTCAAGTAATAAAAAATGCTGCTACTTTAGCCAAAAGCCTATCAGACCTTGGCTTTAGGATAGTTTCTGGTGGTACAGACAATCATTTAATGCTAGTAGATGTATTTGCTAAAGGTACAACCGGAAAAGTAGCAGAAAAGCCCTAGAAATGGCTGGTATTACTGTAAATAAAAATACTATTCCATTTGACCAAAACCCTCCACTTGTCGCTAGTGGTATTAGAATTGGTACACCTGCTTTAACAACTAGAGGTATGCAGCAAGCTCAAATGCAAACCATTGCCACTTGGATTGCTGAAGTATTAGCAGAACCAGAAAATGCTAGCCGACAAGAAAAAATCAAATCAGAAATACAAAAACTTTGTCAACAATTCCCTTTATATACTAATAGATTATCAACTTACGAAAAAGCAGCAGTAACTAATGCTTAAATATTAATTATGAAAAAAGAATCTATTGCTGAGATTGTAGAACAAACAATTAAGTATTTAGAACGTACTGGAGCAGACCGACTAGCTCAACAATACCTACATTTTGCATTAAGTAGTTTCGCTAGCGATTGTGAAGAATTACTATCACAGTACTTAGCACGCTATGCTATGCAAGACCAACAATTTAAGGCAGAATCTGCACAGCTTTTAATTTATCGTGAAAAGGAAATTATCGCTTGTTTTGTTTTGGACTCTCATGCCAACCTAATAGGCAGATTAGATCCTGAAACTCGTTGTTATCCTAATGTTGACTTAGGGTTATTTGACACTAGTGCTAAAATTTCTCGTCGTCATGCACAGATATATTCTTTAGATGGTCGTAATTTTTGGATTGAAGACTTAGGTAGTTTTAATGGTACACTGCTAAATAAAGTTAAGTTAGTCCCCTTACAAGCACAGCCCTTGCATGACACAGATGAAATAGTATTTGGTAATATTGCAGTAACTTTTAATTCTCCAATAATAGGCAAAGTTACCTTAGCATCTACTAATCAACTTAATGATGACAAAAAAGAGGAAAAATCTTTAATTGATGCTACAGATGCTGATATTGTTAACTAGTTTTATTCTTAAAAAAGCGAATAAATAATTGTGGTGACAGTAGTTACAGCCCCAAATAAAATTAATTTTTCTCCCAATCTAAAAAGTATTTTTTTAGCAGGCTCTATTGAGCAAGGAAAAGCTGACGATTGGCAAAGAGAAATTATAAAACAACTAGCTAATTATAATTGCTTAATACTTAATCCACGGCGTGAACAATGGGATTCATCCTGGGAACAAACTATTGATAATCCATTATTTTATGAGCAAGTAGAATGGGAACTTACAGCACAGCAACAAGCCGATATTATTGCAATGTATTTTGCTACAAACACATTGGCCCCTATTTCACTGTTAGAATTAGGTTTATTTGCTACTAGCCAAAAACTTGTTGTATGTTGCCCATCACCCTATTGGCGAAAAGGAAATGTTGATATTGTTTGTAAAAAGTATAATATCCCTACAGTCAACAACTTAGAAGAATTAATTAGTTTCTTAATAAATAAATTAATAGCCCCACTGTAAACGGCAGGTCTATTATCAAATGCCCCTACAGGGCATTATAGATTTTCTTTATTTTTTAATAAGTTACAAAGCAAAGTCCATGATTATTAAATCACAAATTTCTACTTAATAAACTTTTCTTTATACCAATCAACAAAATAGCTTATTCCTGTTTTGATATCTGTTTTTGGGTCAAAGTCTAGTTCTCTTTTAGCCAAACTAATATCAGCAAAAGTTACAGGCACATCTCCGGGCTGTTCTGGCAAATATTTAATTATTGCTTTTTTGCCTATGGCTTGCTCAATAGTTAAAACCAAATCACTTAAATTTATTGGTGAAGATTCTCCTAAATTATAGATTGCAAATGTTTTAATACGATCTAACGCATTTATTACACCCGTTACAATATCATCTATATAAGTATAATCCCGACGAGATTCTCCATTACCATAAATTTCTATTGGCTCATTATTAAAAATTTTACGGGTAAATTTATGGATTCCCATTTCTGGGCGTTGGCGTGGCCCATAAACAGTAAAAAATCTTAGGCAAGTAATAGGTATATTGTAAAGATGCGAATAATTAAAAGCTAAAAGCTCTCCACTTCTTTTAGTTGTAGCATAAGGTGAAATAGGTTGGTTAATTGGGTCGGTTTCAGAAAAAGGTAACTTGCTATTAATTCCATAAACTGAAGAAGATGAAGCAAAAACAAAATTTTTTACTTGCATTTGTCTACATAATTCTAACAGATGAATTGTACCTATCACATTTACCTGTTCATATAAAATAGGTTGACTTAAAGATGGTCGTACTCCAGCACGAGCAGCTAAATGGATAATACTATCAGGTTTTTCCTTAAGAAAAATTTTTTCCATTTGTTCTTTATTACAAATATCTACCTGGTAAAACTGATAATTGCCCTGCTTTTTAATATCGGCTAGATTTTCTCTTTTTATATTTGGAGGGTAAAAATCATTTAGTTCATCAACTATTATTACCTGATCGCCTCTACTAAGTAACCTTTCGCAAATATGTGAGCCAATAAAGCCTGCTCCACCAGTAATCAAAACCTGCATTATTATCTCCTTAATGTTATAATCAGCAAAATTTACACTTTATCATGCAAATTAGTTAAAACTCTTGTAATAATCACAAGTAAATTAGATAAGAAAATTTAGAGGAATTATGCAGCCAAGTTCTTTGTCTACTTTATCACCTACCGAAACTCTAACAAATAAAACAAATGAAAAAACAAGCGAAGTGTCAGAAACTCAACATCCAACAACAGAGAAGCCTCATCCACAAGTTTCTATAATTATTCCTGTTTATAATGAAGAAGAAAACGTAGAAGCCCTTCAAAATCACTTAAATAAAACACTAGAACAACTAAAAATAGACTATGAAATTATATATGTTGATGATGGTAGCAAGGATCGTAGCTTTGCACTTTTAGAAAATCTAGCTACAAAAGACACAAGAATTAAAGTAATTAAATTCCGTAAAAATCATGGACAAACAGCAGCTATGTCTGCTGCAATTGATGTGTCAAACGGGGAAATCATTGTTCCCTTAGATGCTGATCTACAAAATGACCCTCAAGATATTCCTAACCTTCTTAGAAAAATAGCTGAAGGTTATGATGTTGTTAGTGGATGGCGTAAAAAGCGTAAAGATACTTTTATTACTCGTAAATTGCCCTCAGTTCTAGCTAATCATTTGATATCTAGAGTGACTGGGGTTTACTTGCATGATTATGGTTGTAGCCTAAAAGCTTATAGAGCAGAAATTATTAAAAATGTTCGTCTTTATGGAGAAATGCACCGGTTTATTCCAGCTTTTTGCGCCTTAGAAGGAGCTAAAATAACGGAAATTCCTGTTAATCATCATCCTAGAATGGCAGGAAAAAGCAAATATGGGCTTTCTCGTACACTTAAAGTTTTTCTTGATTTAATGGTAGTAAAATTCTTGGGTGATTATGCTAAACGTCCTATCCATTTTTTTGGCACAGCAGGCGTTATTTTCTGTTTAATTAGTATGCTAACAGGCATAATTAGTGTATATAAAGAATTTACTGAACCACAAGTATATCTTAATTTGTTTATTTTTTTATCAATCTTTATATTTGTAGCTGGAATACAATTTATTATAGTAGGACTTTTAGCAGAACTGCTTATTCGTATTTACCATGAATCTCAAAGTAAGAAAACTTATACAATTGCTAAAACCGTAAATTTACCACTACTTTAGCTTTGGTGGTTAAGGAGCAAACATGGCGGTAAAGTTTTTACCAACAGCAACAGTGCTTGATGAACGTTACCAAATTGTTTCCGTTTTAGGTAAAGGCGGTTCAGGAGCAGTTTATAAAGCTAAAGATCTAGAAAGTAACGAAATTGTTGCTGTTAAAGTATTGATTACCAATGAGTTTGACCCACGAGCAGCAATGCAACTCCAATTTTTTCAACGCGAAGTTGAGCTACTTAAACGAGTCTCTCATCCAAATATTATCCATATTCTTGATAGTGGAATTAGCCCTGAAGGTCAACTCTACTTGGTTACAGACTATGTAGCAGGTAATAGCTTAAAAAGTATAAGGAAAACAGGTCAACTAACCCTAGATAGAATTTCTAGTATTTTTAATCAAGTGGCTGAGGCATTACAAGCTATTCATAATCAAGGAATTATTCACCGAGATTTTAAGCCTCAAAATATTTTGGTGACAGAAATTGAAAACAAAGAGATTGCTAAATTACTAGATTTTGGTATTGCTAAAATGATTCGTGGTAGTGACGAAGAAGCCTTTTTACGTACAATCACTAGTAAAGGTGTAATTACTGGTACAGCACAATATATGTCTCCTGAGCAGTGTCAAGGAGCAAAACTAGATGAGCGTAGCGATATTTATTCTATGGGAATTACTGCTTATGAATTATTTAGTGGAAGAGTGCCTTTTGATAATGCCAGCACTTTAGGGATAATTTTAATGCATATTGAAGTCCCTCCCCCTGCAATTGAAGGTATCCCAAAACCAATTGAAAATGTAATTATGAGAGCATTAGAAAAATTTCCTGAAAACCGTTTTGCTTGTGCAACAGATTTTTCTAAAGCTTTAGCCAATGCTGTTGTAGAAGCAACACGATTAGCAAATCAAGTTGTAATTTTAGGAAATGGTGCAAAAGCTGATGAAGAAACTGAAGCTTTTTCCCCAGAATTTAGCGAAGCCCCAACCCAAAGACACTAACTATAAAAACTTATTAATATTCTAGGACACTAACCCATGCTATTTTCTCCACAAGAAGTAATTGAAACTTTAATGATGACTGAAATGGAAAATCTTGACATCAGAACCATTACACTGGGAATTTCCCTAAGAGATTGTGCTGATAGTTCAATGTCAAGAGTTTGTGATCGAGTAATTAGTAAAATCCACACTTTAGCCGAAAGGCTTGTTCCAGTAGTAGATGAGCTAGCAGCAGAATTTGGTATTCCTGTTGCTAATAAACGAATTGCTGTTACACCTTTATCTTTAGTTGGCGAATCCTCAACAGACTTAAATTATGTACAACTAGCCCGCGCTGTTGATTCTGTAGCTAAAGATGTAGGGGTAGACTTTATAGGAGGTTATTCTGCTCTTGTCCATAAAGGTATGACTAAAGGGGAAAGAAGTTTTTTTGCTTCTATTCCTGAAGCTTTAGCCGTAACAGATAGGCTTTGTGGCTCAGTTAATGTTGCAACTACTCGTTCTGGCATTAATATGGATGCAATACTTTCGCTAGGGCATATTATTAAGCAACTTGCAGAGCGTACTGCTGATAGAGGCGGCATTGGATGTGCTAAATTTGTTGTTTTTGCCAATGCTGTAGAAGATAACCCATTTATGGCAGGTGCTTTTTATGGAATGGGTGAGCCAGAAGCTATTATAAATGTTGGGGTTAGCGGCCCTGGTGTTGTAGCACATGCAGTAAAGCTAGCTGGAAATTGTGATCTAGGCACATTATCAGAAATAATTAAACGAACAGCATTTAAGATTACTCGTGCTGGTGAACTTGTTGGACGCGAAGCAGCACGGCGTTTAGGCGTTCCATTTGGAATAATTGACCTTAGCCTAGCTCCTACACCGCTTGTTGGTGATAGCGTTGGCGAAATCCTAGAAGCAATGGGACTAGAGCGTACTGGCGCGCCAGGCTCTACAGCAGCTTTAGCACTACTGACAGATGCAGTAAAAAAAGGCGGTGCAATGGCATCAAGTCACGTTGGAGGAATGAGCGGAGCTTTTATACCTGTGTCAGAAGACCATGCAATGATTGAAGCCGTAAAACTTGGCGCATTAACACTAGAAAAACTAGAAGCTATGACTTCTGTTTGTTCGGTTGGGATTGATATGGTTGCTGTTCCTGGAAACACTAGCGCAGAAACTATTTCCGCCTTGATCGCTGATGAAGTGGCTATTGGAGTTGTTAACAATAAAACTACTGCTGTAAGAATAATTCCTGTCCCGGGAAAAGACGTTGGCGATATGGTGGAATATGGCGGCTTATTGGGTAGTGCGCCAGTAATGAGCATCAATAAATTTTCTGCTAGTAACTTTGTCCGTCGTGGTGGGCTTATTCCTGCTCCTGTGCAAAGCTTACGCAATTAAACTTTCTCGATATTTAGCAGGTGTTAGCCCGGTAAAATTACGGAATACTTTTGTAAAGTGACTTTGGCTAGTATAGCCAACGGCTAAACTAACATTTGAAATAGATTCGTCTGTTTCTGCTAATAGTTTTTTTGCCTGCTCAAGTCTTACTGCAATTAAATAATTATTAGGTGTAAGTCCAGTTATTTTCTTAAATAAATGTGCAAAATGATATTCACTTAAAAATGCTGCGTCGGCTATTTCTGATAAAACTATTTCTTGATGATAATTAGCATGGATATATTCAATAGCTCGACGAAGGCGGCGATCTACTAAACCAAAACGAGAAAGTTCTAAATGTGGATTTGGCCTAACACCTAAATGATTTCTTAGCAGAATTATTGCTATTTGAGTAACCAAATTTGTTAACATCAATTGATAGCCTACTTGTTTAAGAGTGGCTTCTTGAATAATCTTTTCACAAAGATTTTCTAAATCTAGCGATTCTTTAATAACTTGTTTTAAGAAAAATATTTCTCCTGCTTTGTAATCTATTCCTAAAGTATTAGCTAATTCATTAATCAATTCTGGCTTGATTTTAATAACTAATTTTTGTCCATAAAATTTAGTTATAGTATAGTTTTTATTGGGAGAGACAAATATAAAACCTTTTTTTTCTAGTATTTGCTTTTCATTAGATAGTAATACACTTACTAATCCATTACTAAAGTAATAGATTGTAAAATAAAAAGTTATTTGTTCTATATTTGGTTCTTGAACTTGGTTGCTGTAGGAAAGAACGTAGTTTGGGTGTTGGATCTGCCAATTTTTATGTTTTGCTTCCATAAAAGGTTTTGGCACATCAATGCCAAAACCAAAGGATGCAAAACTTTGTGTTTAGAAGCTATAGCGTTGGCAACGACGGCAAAGGCTGTTTTTACTGTAAACATATCATCTTGATGGCAAATTTCACAACGTGTTGCAGTATTGGTACGTTTTACAGCAAAAGTAGTTGGTGGCAGATCAGAAACTTTTGGCCCAGCAGGTGCAAAATCAGGGATAAGATTTGCAAAATAATGATTTACTAAAAATGTCTCAGCACCCCAACAAGCTAGTGCAGGTGGAATTAGTACAAAAGGCACCCAATAAAATAGTCCTAAAATCTTTAATGGTGCTGTAACTAGCTCTCTAACTGTAAGTGATGAGTCTGTGGAAAATAAGGTATAAAGGCAAATTGCAATAGCAATACCTACAGGAATATTAAGAAAAAGAATAAATAAATTGCTTAAAGCTACCCTTAAACCCATTAACTGACCGGCTTTTAATTGTTGCCAAAGAACTAAACTAGTAGCAAAACCTAATAATAAGCCCCCTATTGCTTGACCTAAAAAAACCGCTAACATTTCGCTAAATCTGCTATTTGGTTGACTGTAAAGCATTATTGTTGCAGCTATTGAGGTTAAAAAAACTGCAAAGCTACAATTAGTAATGGTAAATTGTACTCTTTCTTTAGTCCAAGGAAGGCTTTCTGTACTTTCCACAGCAGTTTGATTTTCTGCTTGAGCATATGAATATTTAGAATGATTTACAGCGTTATTTTCTGGATTTGAAAGACTTATTTGATTGTTGCTATAAGCGGTTTGATTATTAGCTGAAAAGTCTATTTGATTAGGGCGATCGGTTAAAACTGATTCATTACTAAAATTATTACTAGGTTGGTTATTATGAAAATCTGGATTATTCATAAGTAATTGCCTCATTAAATATAAACTAATTAGTGATTTGTGTAGGTTTAAGGCTGTAGACGCTAAAATATTAAATGGGTTCCCAAAAATTAACAAATTTAATTTGAGATCAAAGTTTTTCCAGTAGTTAAACTTTGTAAAAAATTAGGACTTATAATTTATTGTTTTTACTAGATTTAGTAAAAATAAATTTAATAAAAATTTTTTGCAAAAACTGGGTGACAACTTCTTATCTTTGCGCTAGTATGTAAATGACTTTCGAGAAAATTGTAAAGCCTTTACAAAATTTGTTAACAAAATATTTGCTAGTAAATAAAATTGATTACTAGTTTTTTTGCTAATGTAAACCTTTGATCGACAAAATCAGATTAGCCTAAATTTTTGGAGAAAAATTTAGGTCGCCAATAGGTGGCAATCTGTTAGGTAGATTGATAGTTTTTATAGTAGGGTCTCGGAAGGGGGTTTTTTAGCTGGTAGCCCTACTAATTAGGTGTCTCCGCCTAATCCTATCCAACTTGTTCTGTTTTATCGAACAAAGTTGTATCAGCTTTGACTTGAGTAATATACAAAGTCAACCAATTTTGCAGAAAACACACACAACACATATTAAATTTTGGAATAAATAATACACTTTTGTAGTGTACCCACCAAAAAGAGTGGAATAAAAGATTGAAAAAAGCTAGCAACTGCTAGCTTTTTTCAATTTAAAGCAATTTATATAGCTAAAATTCTACTTAAAAATCCTTTAATTTACTTTTTTTTATTTGCAATAAACTAATTAAAAAAGAAGCGGTCGTGTTTCAGTAAAGTTGGTAATACAGTTGCAGCCCTTTGTTAAATTGATTTACAAACCAAGTGCCAACTTTTTTATAACATAACCCAATAGAGTTATCATTATAAGGAATATTTGTTCCATCAAATGCTTTAATAGAAATAGCTGAAGCAGGACGCACTAATACATCAACTCCATCAATAGTTATATCAGGACGTTGTTTTAATATGGTGGCAGCAATTTGTCCATCACCACATCCAACATCTAATACAGAAATATTATTGGGTAGTAAGTTTGATAGATGTGAAGCAAGTATTTGAGCGCGTCGTCCAACAACATAGTTGTTGTGAATAATCTCTACAGGATTCAAAAATTCTTCTCCTAAATATCGTTAATAATCAGAAAGAACCAGCCACTAACTTTTTTACACTTAACAATAAAATTAGGCTGATTAAATTAGGTATTCTTAGGAGTAAATATTTATTTGTAATTATTAGAATTAATTTTTTACTTAGATTTTAGCTTTTACAGCAAAAATAATTTCCACAATCAAAACAATTACCATTACTACTAAAGCAGCTAGAACTAAATAAAATACTGTCATAATTTATTCTCTCAAAAGTAAAATTTTTAATTGCAGATTTAAATTTGGCCCTTATGGTGACATTAACTAATTTTAATGTCAAGAAATGATACATTAAATTCCTTCTAATAAGTATTTGATAGCTCTTTAGTTTATCAAATAACTATTTGATAGCTTGACCAAATGCTTTCTTCAACTTAAAATTCCAAAGTCTATTATGTTTTAAGTTAAATTCTAAAAACTCAGCAAGCCGAAAAGTTGTTTATTCCTAATAGTTATCTGTTTTCTTTGGCTGTTAACCAAGAAAGGATAGGATATTGACTTTAGCACTATATGACTTTCACCCTAAAATAGAAAGCTTTTATGATGAAGTAATAAAAGGCTTAAGCAAAACTCCAAAACAAATCCCTAGCAAATTTTTTTATGACTGCCAAGGCTCAGAGTTATTTAGCCAAATTTGTCAGCTAGAAGAATATTATCCGACCCGTACAGAACTATCTATTTTTCACCAATATAAATCAGAAATTAGTAAATTAATTGGTAAAAATGCTTTAATAATTGAATATGGTAGTGGAGGAAGTCAAAAAGTCCGTTTGTTGCTTGATATGCTAGATGAACCTGTAGGCTATTTGCCAATAGATATTTCTAAAGACTATCTTTTTGACGATGCTGGACAATTAGCCAAAGACTACCCTAAATTGCAAATTATTGCCGTTTGTGCTGATTATACTAAAGCGTTAAAACTCCCGGAATTAAACTTTAAGTTTGATAAAAAAGTAGTTTTTTTTCCTGGCTCTACTATTGGGAACCTAGATTATAAAGAAGCTAAAAGCTTGCTTACCAATACTGTAGCTAGGTTAAACAATAACGATGGGATGTTAATTGGAGTAGATCTAAAGAAAAGCACAAAAATATTAAATGACGCTTATAATGATCGTCAGGGTGTAACAGCAGCTTTTAATCTTAATCTTTTAGCAAGGATCAACAATGACTTAAAAGCTAATTTTGATCTTTCAGCCTTTGAACATTATGCTTTTTATAATGAGCTTAAAGGACGAATAGAAATGCACCTTATTAGCCGGAAAGATCAAAAAGTTAAAATTTATGATCAAGAAATTAAAATTCAAAAAAATGAAATGATTCACACAGAAAACTCTTATAAGTATGAGGTTAAACAATTTCAACAACTTGCAACTACTGCTGGTTTTTTTGCTTCCAAAGTATGGGTAGACCCAGATAACTTATTTAGTGTACATTATTTAACCATCAAAAAATAATCTAGTAAATAAAAAGTATTGTTGAACTGTTTAAGGAGTTATCCGTTATGAAACGCAAATTTACTTGCCCTAACTATATTTGCAAACTTTTTTTACTTAACATCACCATTATATTAGTAACTAGTCTAGCAACATTTGCACAGGAAGCACCAAGAATTTCTGCATCTAAATCCTCTTCCACTACTACTATTCAAATTCGCAAACAAGTCGATGTAAAAAATAGGCCCGCTGTTGCTACATCAGCAACCCTTAAAGCTCCGCCAATACCTAAGGAAACCCCACCTCTAAAAGTAGAAAAGCCAGAAATGGTTCAAATAACTGGAGGGTCTTTTATGATGGGAGTCGCTAATAGTAAAAGCGATGATGGCCCGGAACATCTATCAATAGTAAGTAGCTTTGAGATAAGCAAATACCCTATTACTAATAAGCAATTTCGTCAATTTACTGAAGTAGCAAAATATAAAACTGAAGCAGAAACTTCTCCAACAGATTTTGAGCGAAAAAACAAAATTTCTTGGCAAACCTTTGCCACCAAAGATCGTGATGATTATCCAGTAGTTTGGGTTAGCTATAATGATGTCCAAGCTTATTGCGCTTGGTTAAACAAAGTAGTAAAAAATCCACCTGTTAAACAAATAATAGAAAGTGAAGATGAGGATGGAGAAACAACTCAAACGATAATGGAAGTTACGCATCCTTATCGCATCCCAACAGAAGCAGAATGGGAGTATGCTGCACGAGGAAACTTAAAAGGCCAGCCCTATCCTTGGGGTGCAGAAGCAGATAAAGAAAAAATAAACTATAATTTTGATTCTCGCCCAAATACAGTACAAGCAGCAAAACAATATATCAAAGCTGTAGGTTATCAACCACCTAACCCGTTTGGAGTTCAAGACTTAGTTGGTAATGTCGCTCAATGGTGCTATGACTGGTATGATGAAAGTTTTTATGAATATAGCCCAGAACCACCACTCAAAGCTTATGGGCCACTTGAAGGAAAAGAACGTGTAATTCGTGGGGGCAGTTGGATTGATGAATTAGGAGGCTGTCGGGTAAGTTCTCGCCAATCTGCTGCGGAAATCACTAGAACATCTCAAGTAGGTTTTAGAATTTTACGAATAATTCCAACACCAAATAACACAGCTAAAAATAACACAAAAACCCGCTCAAACCTTTTACTTTGCCAAACTAGTATTTTTCTTCAACCTTATTTTTTAACCATTAACCGAGAAAAAGCTTTTTTAAGAAAAGAAAGCTATTTTGATATATTTAGCAGTTACTAATTACAAAGTTGGGAAGAATAAACCACCTAAATTGTTAGACTTAGCTATTTTATTCTTCCCAACTTACTTTATCACCTAAAAAAATTTCCCCATCATCTAAAACCTCAGCAAATGCTCCCCCACCCCAATTTGCTTTCATCGCTTCACGAAGCCCCAAAAAAGCCTCGTCCATTCGCTCACAAGGCCGAGTTTCTCCTAAAATGCGTAACCGGCAATTACCAATCCTTAATATTTTATTTCTTGTTTTTACTAAACTTATTCCACTAACTAATAAATTTGCCCTACGTTTAGAAGCATCTAAGTTTGCTCCCAGGTTTTCCATTAAACTGCACCAAATCTCTTGTTCAATTATAGTAACCTGACGTTTTCCACCTTGATTAGCATTTCCTACAAGACCTTTACCAGCAATTAATTGTGCAGCAATTACTTTATCCATCGGGCCAAGTTTTGCACGCTTTATCCAAATTGTTTCTAGCCGTCCAATACTCATAGTTTTTAAACCCTAACTAATTTGTAACCAAAGCTGGAATTGATTTTTGCACACTAATTAATTTTGCTAGGTAGTCTTCTAGTAAACTAATTCTCATATCAAAAACAGATTGCTGTATCATTTGTATTAAGTCATACTCCTCACGTATTGCCAGCAGGATAAATAAAGACCAAAGCATTCTTTGACGTTCAGGTTTTAAGTAATCTTTTTGCTCTTTTGCTCCTGCAACGCCTTTTTCCTCATCTACTATTGCTTGTTCAACATCTGTGTGCAT
Coding sequences:
- a CDS encoding methyltransferase, translated to MNPVEIIHNNYVVGRRAQILASHLSNLLPNNISVLDVGCGDGQIAATILKQRPDITIDGVDVLVRPASAISIKAFDGTNIPYNDNSIGLCYKKVGTWFVNQFNKGLQLYYQLY
- the egtD gene encoding L-histidine N(alpha)-methyltransferase encodes the protein MLTLALYDFHPKIESFYDEVIKGLSKTPKQIPSKFFYDCQGSELFSQICQLEEYYPTRTELSIFHQYKSEISKLIGKNALIIEYGSGGSQKVRLLLDMLDEPVGYLPIDISKDYLFDDAGQLAKDYPKLQIIAVCADYTKALKLPELNFKFDKKVVFFPGSTIGNLDYKEAKSLLTNTVARLNNNDGMLIGVDLKKSTKILNDAYNDRQGVTAAFNLNLLARINNDLKANFDLSAFEHYAFYNELKGRIEMHLISRKDQKVKIYDQEIKIQKNEMIHTENSYKYEVKQFQQLATTAGFFASKVWVDPDNLFSVHYLTIKK
- a CDS encoding formylglycine-generating enzyme family protein; amino-acid sequence: MKRKFTCPNYICKLFLLNITIILVTSLATFAQEAPRISASKSSSTTTIQIRKQVDVKNRPAVATSATLKAPPIPKETPPLKVEKPEMVQITGGSFMMGVANSKSDDGPEHLSIVSSFEISKYPITNKQFRQFTEVAKYKTEAETSPTDFERKNKISWQTFATKDRDDYPVVWVSYNDVQAYCAWLNKVVKNPPVKQIIESEDEDGETTQTIMEVTHPYRIPTEAEWEYAARGNLKGQPYPWGAEADKEKINYNFDSRPNTVQAAKQYIKAVGYQPPNPFGVQDLVGNVAQWCYDWYDESFYEYSPEPPLKAYGPLEGKERVIRGGSWIDELGGCRVSSRQSAAEITRTSQVGFRILRIIPTPNNTAKNNTKTRSNLLLCQTSIFLQPYFLTINREKAFLRKESYFDIFSSY
- a CDS encoding MOSC domain-containing protein produces the protein MSIGRLETIWIKRAKLGPMDKVIAAQLIAGKGLVGNANQGGKRQVTIIEQEIWCSLMENLGANLDASKRRANLLVSGISLVKTRNKILRIGNCRLRILGETRPCERMDEAFLGLREAMKANWGGGAFAEVLDDGEIFLGDKVSWEE